GCAGCAGCTCGTTGCGGGTGCGCACGAAGAAACCCTGGCGCACGATGACGCGGCGCGTCGTGAGCGTGTACCGGCGATTGAGCCACGTGAAGTACGGCAGCAGCACGAACAGCACGATCGCGGCGATCCCCGAGAACAGCACGACGAGGTTGATCCACTGCTCACGGAATGAGCCGAAGAAATACGCGACGGCGCCGACGACGCCGATCAGAATGATGGCGGGCAGAACCAGGATGCGGCCATGCCGATGCATGCGGGCGACAACGCGTTCTGAGGCGTGCTCTCCCGTGCGGTTCTCCATGGCACCTATTGTGCCGCATGGCGCAGGCACTTTCGTGTGAGCACGCCGAACCCCGCCACGCTGTTCACGCCGAACCCGTCGCGCTGTTCTCGGCGAACCCGTCGCGCTGTTCTCGGCGAACCCGTCGCGCTGTTCTCGCCGGACCCGTCGCGCTGTTCTCGCCGGACCCGCTGCCTTGAGCGCTCAGCGGCACTCCCGACGGCCCGCCGCGAGACCGGAGCCCGTCGGTGCTGAGTGGGGCACCGTGAGCGTCCCGCTGGGCCACGCCAGTCCTCGCTGCGAGCCTTCGCCTCCCGCCGCGCCAGTCTTCCGCGAGCCGTCACCTCCCGCCGCGCCACTCTCCTGCGAGCCGTCACCTCGCCAGCCTTCCGCGAGCTCTCACGTACCGCCGGGCCACTCTTCTGCGCGAGCCGTCACCTCCCGCCGCATCCGCCTTCCGCGCGAGCCCTCACGTCCCGCCGTGTCACTCTTCCGCGCGAGCCGTCACCTCGCCAGCCTTCCGCGAGCTCTCACGTCCCGCTCGCGTTCACCGCTCTACGAGGCCGGGTCGAACGCGAAGGCTCGCACTTCTTGCGCGCAACGGCACGACGCAGCGATCTTCGCCGCCCACTCAAGGGCGTCGTCGCGGGTGGCAACGTCGATGATCGTGAACCCGCCGTCGAGCTCTGCAGTCTGCGGATACGTGCCGGGCGTGACAGTACCGTCGGCGGAGACCCGCACGGGCACCACGCTGTCGTCGAGACCGCCGCCGAACACGTACACACCGGCCTTCTTCGCCTCTTCGATCACTGCGTGGGACTCGTCGACGACGCTCTGAAACTCGTCGTCGGGAATGTCCATGGCCGCGCTCGGAAACGAGATCATGTAGTGCGTCATCTCTGTGCCTTTCACTCGACGCTCGTATGGCAGAGAGCGTACGCCGATCACACACCGACAGCACTGTTCTTCGCAGCGGCTCTCGTTCCTCACGAGACCCCCTGGCACTTAACGTTCTCCGAAACCGTGATGGCACTGCTC
This DNA window, taken from Paramicrobacterium agarici, encodes the following:
- a CDS encoding YciI family protein gives rise to the protein MTHYMISFPSAAMDIPDDEFQSVVDESHAVIEEAKKAGVYVFGGGLDDSVVPVRVSADGTVTPGTYPQTAELDGGFTIIDVATRDDALEWAAKIAASCRCAQEVRAFAFDPAS
- a CDS encoding PH domain-containing protein, whose product is MENRTGEHASERVVARMHRHGRILVLPAIILIGVVGAVAYFFGSFREQWINLVVLFSGIAAIVLFVLLPYFTWLNRRYTLTTRRVIVRQGFFVRTRNELLHSRGYTVTIKRGPLQAMSRSGDIVLTSGVDKPIVLKDVPGANQVQNVLHDLIERAQGQLGYGGYAAGSVLRDETSVL